One genomic region from Gossypium hirsutum isolate 1008001.06 chromosome D13, Gossypium_hirsutum_v2.1, whole genome shotgun sequence encodes:
- the LOC107920416 gene encoding isocitrate dehydrogenase [NADP] isoform X1, translating into MAFPTKIKVMNPIVEMDGDEMTRIIWKSIKEKLIFPFLELDIKYFDLGLHNRDATNDEVTITSAEATLKYNVAIKCATITPDEGRVKEFNLKKMWKSPNGTIRNILNGTVFREPIICKNVPRLVPSWTKPICIGRHAFGDQYRATDLVVQESGKLMLVFVPDTSNEKKELEVFNFKGAGGVALSMYNTDESIRAFAEASMTTAYQKKWPLYLSTKNTILKSYDGRFKDIFHEVYETQWKSKFEAEGIWYEHRLIDDMVAYALKSEGGYVWACKNYDGDVQSDFLAQGFGSLGLMTSVLMCPDGKTIEAEAAHGTVTRHYRVHKTGGETSTNSIASIFAWSRGLAHRARLDGNDRLLDFTQKLEAACVGTVESGKMTKDLALLIHGPKVSRSQYLNTEEFIEAVAKELSNRMYVKPKL; encoded by the exons ATGGCATTCCCTACTAAGATAAAAGTGATGAATCCAATAGTTGAGATGGACG GAGATGAAATGACTCGTATTATTTGGAAATCTATAAAGGAAAAG CTAATTTTTCCCTTCTTGGAGTTGGATATAAAATATTTTGACCTTGGTCTTCATAATCGTGATGCCACGAATGATGAAGTTACCATCACTAGTGCCGAAGCTACTCTTAA GTATAATGTAGCAATTAAATGTGCAACCATAACTCCAG ATGAAGGTCGTGTTAAGGAGTTCAACTTAAAGAAAATGTGGAAAAGTCCAAATGGGACTATTCGAAACATTTTAAACG GAACTGTTTTCAGGGAACCAATTATCTGCAAAAATGTCCCTCGGCTTGTCCCTA GTTGGACCAAGCCAATCTGCATCGGAAGACATGCTTTTGGCGATCAATACCGAGCAACTGATTTAGTTGTACAGGAATCTGGAAAACTTATGCTTGTCTTCG TTCCTGATACGAGTAATGAGAAGAAGGAGCTTGAGGTTTTCAACTTCAAAGGTGCTGGTGGTGTAGCTTTGTCGATGTACAACACTGATGAG TCTATTCGTGCTTTTGCTGAGGCTTCAATGACTACCGCTTACCAGAAAAAATGGCCACTTTATCTAAGCACAAAAAATACAATTCTAAAGAGTTACGATGGAAG ATTCAAAGACATATTCCACGAAGTTTATGAAACCCAATGGAAATCAAAGTTTGAGGCAGAAGGTATTTG GTATGAGCACCGGCTTATTGATGATATGGTTGCTTATGCTCTAAAAAGCGAAGGAGGTTATGTATGGGCATGCAAAAACTATGATGGAGATGTCCAGAGTGACTTCTTAGCCCAAG GGTTTGGATCACTTGGGTTGATGACATCAGTGCTG ATGTGCCCAGATGGAAAGACTATTGAAGCTGAAGCAGCCCATGGCACAGTTACCCGCCACTACCGTGTTCATAAAACAGGAGGTGAAACTAGCACTAACAGCATAGCATCAATTTTTGCTTGGTCACGAGGCCTTGCACACAG GGCAAGGTTGGATGGCAATGATCGACTTCTAGATTTTACTCAAAAACTGGAAGCAGCCTGTGTTGGAACAGTTGAATCTGGGAAGATGACAAAAGATCTTGCGCTTTTGATTCACGGTCCTAA GGTTAGTAGGTCTCAGTATCTAAATACCGAAGAGTTTATCGAAGCAGTAGCCAAGGAGTTGAGTAACAGAATGTATGTGAAACCAAAGTTGTAA
- the LOC107920416 gene encoding isocitrate dehydrogenase [NADP] isoform X2, with protein sequence MAFPTKIKVMNPIVEMDGDEMTRIIWKSIKEKLIFPFLELDIKYFDLGLHNRDATNDEVTITSAEATLKYNVAIKCATITPDEGRVKEFNLKKMWKSPNGTIRNILNGTVFREPIICKNVPRLVPSWTKPICIGRHAFGDQYRATDLVVQESGKLMLVFVPDTSNEKKELEVFNFKGAGGVALSMYNTDESIRAFAEASMTTAYQKKWPLYLSTKNTILKSYDGRFKDIFHEVYETQWKSKFEAEGFGSLGLMTSVLMCPDGKTIEAEAAHGTVTRHYRVHKTGGETSTNSIASIFAWSRGLAHRARLDGNDRLLDFTQKLEAACVGTVESGKMTKDLALLIHGPKVSRSQYLNTEEFIEAVAKELSNRMYVKPKL encoded by the exons ATGGCATTCCCTACTAAGATAAAAGTGATGAATCCAATAGTTGAGATGGACG GAGATGAAATGACTCGTATTATTTGGAAATCTATAAAGGAAAAG CTAATTTTTCCCTTCTTGGAGTTGGATATAAAATATTTTGACCTTGGTCTTCATAATCGTGATGCCACGAATGATGAAGTTACCATCACTAGTGCCGAAGCTACTCTTAA GTATAATGTAGCAATTAAATGTGCAACCATAACTCCAG ATGAAGGTCGTGTTAAGGAGTTCAACTTAAAGAAAATGTGGAAAAGTCCAAATGGGACTATTCGAAACATTTTAAACG GAACTGTTTTCAGGGAACCAATTATCTGCAAAAATGTCCCTCGGCTTGTCCCTA GTTGGACCAAGCCAATCTGCATCGGAAGACATGCTTTTGGCGATCAATACCGAGCAACTGATTTAGTTGTACAGGAATCTGGAAAACTTATGCTTGTCTTCG TTCCTGATACGAGTAATGAGAAGAAGGAGCTTGAGGTTTTCAACTTCAAAGGTGCTGGTGGTGTAGCTTTGTCGATGTACAACACTGATGAG TCTATTCGTGCTTTTGCTGAGGCTTCAATGACTACCGCTTACCAGAAAAAATGGCCACTTTATCTAAGCACAAAAAATACAATTCTAAAGAGTTACGATGGAAG ATTCAAAGACATATTCCACGAAGTTTATGAAACCCAATGGAAATCAAAGTTTGAGGCAGAAG GGTTTGGATCACTTGGGTTGATGACATCAGTGCTG ATGTGCCCAGATGGAAAGACTATTGAAGCTGAAGCAGCCCATGGCACAGTTACCCGCCACTACCGTGTTCATAAAACAGGAGGTGAAACTAGCACTAACAGCATAGCATCAATTTTTGCTTGGTCACGAGGCCTTGCACACAG GGCAAGGTTGGATGGCAATGATCGACTTCTAGATTTTACTCAAAAACTGGAAGCAGCCTGTGTTGGAACAGTTGAATCTGGGAAGATGACAAAAGATCTTGCGCTTTTGATTCACGGTCCTAA GGTTAGTAGGTCTCAGTATCTAAATACCGAAGAGTTTATCGAAGCAGTAGCCAAGGAGTTGAGTAACAGAATGTATGTGAAACCAAAGTTGTAA